A window of Haliscomenobacter hydrossis DSM 1100 contains these coding sequences:
- a CDS encoding T9SS type A sorting domain-containing protein, with protein MSTRLMFKACLWLLVSLFALGKLRAQNDCNCKAWPTLQIEAKCRYILRKDQLDLKNCPDSYIVVHDNNAKNLDTIDAPGLFDYSLYSKDGKLICIGKVSAEGAYGPQLDSVNFQLDTLPFMDVNLIDNQTIGRPGTEASPPFGQLRFTSDGKIVDGDFKLDKTPNLGLAYFSMGCHATTPCGILVDVGTDLIFPTCQEALQKNLYVTIRRTWFSQACQFNPRAFTSQYIAIRRPKIQDFHWNIPIVKNREATFYYGQCTLDPGLIPTNELFPVIGKDNIKMNAGVPGLNLSYAVNDQIDTVCNKTGLKISRTYLIYDECKDKVVDTFKINFIPGQATQIWITSSSDAIIIDLPREPCKIPVSNQIDSILKFLRLKINVSCPFNYMDWKIEYLPESKSNPPLYNSTFTSPQAVSVVDGKFAIYAGSYRISFIAIDSCQNLYTKTFDFSAREPGTLDVVCQAPFEVRLTNNPFYGKYFKGENLYGRAERHPCAIYRYVRRVVSPECLPNHLANLDYDIDRDGNVLEHFEYIRTGPFAGQYYTPWGYYLEAFGCDYGKSVHYESWVVTGTGKGGLCSSYFNVTDQNSAPQARIEVAQTVTKLGKSTCVPVKVSGFTSMVGVQFAVKFDQNILKLDSVRVPNDFSRRILFGYPGAGLNPKDRLALSWVYDGTNAVTLPSASTFMELCFSPLSVGTSKVWVDTLSAIELVNKNEAIFTARTQPGEVSVVLKPEFNIPTNQIDAPPPLNAATIGNRIIPPIRVFPNPSTDKINIALTDQFLPEGKLILKDLQGRILKQQLITTHLTQMNVSDVSPGIVLLEFYSQNQVWTERIVVLKP; from the coding sequence ATGTCGACCCGATTGATGTTTAAGGCTTGCTTATGGCTATTGGTATCTCTGTTTGCACTCGGTAAGCTCAGGGCCCAAAATGATTGCAATTGCAAAGCCTGGCCAACGTTACAAATAGAAGCCAAATGCCGCTACATCCTCCGTAAAGATCAGCTGGATTTAAAAAACTGCCCGGATTCCTACATTGTCGTTCACGACAACAACGCCAAAAACCTGGACACTATTGACGCTCCGGGTTTGTTTGATTATTCTTTGTATTCCAAAGATGGAAAATTGATTTGTATTGGAAAAGTATCGGCTGAAGGTGCTTATGGGCCACAATTGGACTCGGTGAATTTCCAGTTGGATACGCTCCCATTTATGGATGTTAATTTGATTGACAATCAGACCATTGGGCGTCCAGGCACAGAGGCATCTCCCCCGTTTGGTCAACTTCGGTTTACTTCTGATGGAAAAATAGTTGATGGTGATTTTAAACTGGACAAAACGCCTAATTTGGGTTTGGCTTATTTTAGCATGGGCTGCCATGCGACTACTCCTTGTGGGATTCTGGTCGATGTTGGTACAGATTTAATTTTCCCCACCTGCCAGGAAGCTTTACAAAAAAATCTATACGTGACCATCAGACGTACCTGGTTTTCACAAGCCTGTCAATTTAACCCAAGGGCTTTCACCAGTCAATACATCGCCATACGCAGGCCAAAAATTCAAGACTTTCATTGGAACATCCCCATTGTAAAAAATCGAGAGGCTACGTTTTATTATGGTCAATGTACACTTGATCCGGGTTTAATCCCAACTAATGAACTGTTTCCAGTAATTGGAAAAGACAACATAAAAATGAATGCCGGAGTACCTGGACTCAATTTAAGTTATGCGGTCAATGATCAAATCGATACGGTTTGTAACAAAACTGGCCTAAAAATTAGTCGTACTTATCTCATCTACGATGAATGTAAAGATAAAGTGGTAGACACCTTTAAAATCAACTTTATCCCAGGGCAAGCAACCCAGATTTGGATCACTTCTTCTAGTGATGCCATTATTATTGATCTTCCGAGAGAGCCATGTAAAATACCTGTATCCAATCAAATCGATTCAATCCTAAAATTTTTGCGTCTCAAAATTAACGTTTCATGTCCGTTTAATTACATGGATTGGAAAATTGAATACCTACCGGAATCCAAATCAAATCCTCCTCTTTACAATTCTACTTTTACTTCTCCACAAGCAGTATCAGTAGTAGATGGAAAGTTTGCCATTTACGCTGGCAGTTATCGAATATCTTTTATAGCCATAGATAGTTGTCAAAATTTATATACCAAAACCTTTGATTTTTCAGCCAGAGAACCTGGCACACTGGATGTAGTTTGTCAAGCACCGTTTGAGGTGCGATTGACCAATAACCCTTTCTACGGGAAATATTTCAAAGGAGAGAATTTGTACGGAAGAGCAGAACGTCATCCTTGCGCCATCTATCGTTACGTTCGACGGGTGGTTTCGCCCGAATGTTTGCCCAATCACCTGGCCAATTTGGATTACGACATTGACCGTGATGGCAATGTTTTGGAACATTTTGAATACATTAGAACCGGGCCTTTTGCCGGACAATATTATACGCCTTGGGGTTATTATCTCGAAGCATTTGGCTGTGATTACGGAAAATCGGTACATTATGAATCTTGGGTTGTCACCGGAACAGGCAAGGGAGGTCTCTGTTCCAGCTATTTCAATGTCACCGATCAGAATAGCGCTCCACAAGCAAGAATTGAAGTAGCCCAAACAGTCACGAAACTCGGCAAAAGCACTTGCGTTCCCGTCAAAGTTAGTGGCTTTACTTCCATGGTTGGGGTACAATTTGCTGTGAAATTTGACCAAAACATCCTCAAACTGGATTCTGTGCGGGTACCCAATGATTTTTCGCGGCGCATCTTATTCGGTTATCCAGGTGCAGGCTTAAATCCCAAAGACCGTTTGGCCTTGTCGTGGGTATATGACGGCACCAATGCGGTAACGTTACCTTCTGCGTCCACTTTTATGGAGCTTTGTTTTTCACCCTTGTCCGTGGGTACCAGTAAAGTGTGGGTAGACACCCTCAGCGCCATTGAATTGGTCAATAAAAATGAAGCTATTTTTACCGCCCGTACGCAGCCGGGTGAAGTCAGTGTAGTACTTAAACCAGAATTCAACATCCCCACCAATCAAATCGATGCACCGCCCCCCTTGAACGCTGCAACAATTGGCAACAGAATAATCCCTCCCATCCGCGTTTTCCCTAACCCCAGCACGGATAAAATTAATATTGCCCTCACCGACCAGTTTCTTCCCGAAGGCAAACTTATTTTAAAAGACTTACAAGGGCGGATTTTGAAACAACAGCTCATCACTACCCATTTAACTCAAATGAATGTAAGTGATGTTTCCCCTGGAATTGTACTCTTGGAGTTCTACAGCCAAAATCAAGTCTGGACGGAACGTATCGTTGTGCTCAAGCCTTAG
- a CDS encoding C1 family peptidase, which yields MNRISITLIVGFGLLLITSMSAQNPTTPAKTQANLSTRNAQTAAFGVQDQQLIDMMMPFVAGVGRAGSLDNLREQSVKPFMMPVREIEQVGTEMSYTLAACLEFYFNQDNNYKINLSPDFITLNLLGQNRALQFKDAFQFLSQNGTVDSAILPYGSQRLTNAVYNANKFRITNYLHVFSPLSKSLQKMFEIRKALVRGNPVIVEFNADASLAQANGKDTWVPQGTPSQVYPLAVVSFNEDKKMVELMSPWGSDWGRAGYIWISYEHFGQMAQNGFVVLPVGQ from the coding sequence ATGAACCGGATAAGTATAACCCTGATTGTGGGTTTTGGTCTATTGCTGATCACTTCAATGTCTGCACAAAATCCCACCACTCCCGCCAAAACCCAAGCCAACCTGAGTACACGCAACGCCCAAACCGCAGCTTTTGGCGTGCAAGATCAACAATTGATTGATATGATGATGCCTTTTGTGGCGGGTGTTGGCCGCGCTGGCAGCCTGGACAACCTGCGTGAGCAAAGTGTAAAACCATTCATGATGCCCGTGCGCGAAATTGAGCAAGTAGGCACTGAGATGAGTTATACCCTTGCGGCCTGTTTGGAATTTTATTTCAACCAGGACAACAATTACAAAATCAACCTTAGTCCTGATTTCATCACGCTCAATTTGCTGGGCCAAAACCGCGCCTTGCAATTCAAAGATGCATTTCAGTTTTTGTCCCAAAATGGCACAGTCGATTCGGCAATCTTGCCCTATGGCTCACAACGGCTGACCAATGCGGTCTACAATGCCAATAAATTTCGCATCACCAATTATTTACACGTGTTTAGCCCACTGAGCAAATCCCTGCAAAAAATGTTTGAGATCCGCAAAGCACTGGTGAGAGGCAATCCCGTCATCGTAGAATTCAACGCCGACGCTTCTTTGGCCCAGGCCAATGGTAAGGATACCTGGGTCCCGCAGGGCACTCCATCACAAGTTTACCCCCTAGCCGTGGTCAGCTTTAACGAAGACAAAAAAATGGTCGAACTGATGAGTCCTTGGGGAAGCGATTGGGGTCGCGCTGGTTATATCTGGATCTCCTATGAGCATTTTGGACAAATGGCTCAGAATGGGTTTGTGGTACTACCAGTGGGGCAATAA
- a CDS encoding RluA family pseudouridine synthase, with protein sequence MEQEQFEQEDLKHQYSDNLSDEFYEHRIIEVDGNQSPLRIDKFLMDRIGEVSRNRVQNAIKTGSVLVNDQEIKPNFKIKPGQKITLILPKSTTDKLRIVPQNIPLNVVYEDEDLLVVNKPPGLVVHPGVGHFKGTLVNALAYHLRLDPNQISTGNFQERVGLVHRIDKNTSGLLVVAKNEFALSHLAKQFFYHTIERTYNALVWGEPEEDRGTINAHVGRHPRFRKDFTVFPEGDQGKWAVTHYQVLERLYYVSLIKCTLETGRTHQIRVHLKYLGHTLFNDEKYGGDEILKGTIFSKYKIFVDHMFDVLPRHALHAKSLGFIHPRTNKFMHFDSDLPDDFKVAMEHWRVYLEGRKSSAKGNLSQL encoded by the coding sequence ATGGAACAAGAGCAATTTGAACAGGAAGATCTAAAGCATCAGTATTCCGACAACCTCAGCGACGAATTTTACGAACATCGGATCATTGAGGTTGACGGCAATCAGTCACCTTTGCGCATCGACAAGTTTCTAATGGATCGAATCGGTGAAGTGTCGCGCAATCGGGTGCAAAATGCCATTAAAACCGGTTCGGTTCTGGTGAACGACCAGGAAATCAAACCCAATTTCAAAATCAAACCTGGGCAGAAAATCACCTTGATTTTACCCAAGTCAACTACGGATAAACTTCGGATCGTTCCACAAAATATTCCCCTCAATGTGGTGTACGAAGACGAGGATCTACTGGTGGTCAATAAACCTCCCGGCCTGGTGGTACACCCGGGAGTCGGGCATTTTAAAGGCACTTTGGTCAACGCACTGGCCTACCATTTGCGACTCGACCCGAACCAAATTTCCACCGGAAATTTCCAGGAAAGAGTAGGATTGGTGCACCGGATTGATAAAAACACCTCGGGTTTACTGGTTGTGGCCAAAAACGAATTTGCCTTGAGCCATCTGGCCAAACAGTTTTTTTACCACACCATCGAGCGGACCTACAATGCCCTGGTATGGGGCGAACCCGAAGAAGACCGGGGCACCATCAATGCCCACGTGGGGCGCCACCCACGTTTCCGCAAGGATTTTACCGTTTTTCCTGAAGGAGACCAGGGCAAATGGGCGGTTACGCATTACCAGGTACTGGAGCGCTTGTATTACGTGAGTTTGATCAAATGTACCCTTGAAACGGGTCGCACGCACCAAATTCGGGTACACCTGAAATACCTCGGCCATACCCTTTTCAACGATGAAAAATATGGAGGTGACGAAATTTTGAAAGGCACTATCTTCAGCAAATACAAAATTTTTGTTGACCACATGTTCGATGTATTGCCCCGTCATGCCCTGCACGCGAAGTCCCTGGGTTTTATCCACCCCCGCACCAACAAATTCATGCACTTTGACTCGGATTTACCCGATGATTTTAAGGTGGCCATGGAACATTGGCGGGTCTATTTGGAGGGCCGAAAATCCTCTGCCAAAGGCAACCTCAGCCAACTCTAA